One region of Clostridia bacterium genomic DNA includes:
- a CDS encoding HAD family phosphatase yields MYEDIKAVIFDVDGTLIDSMWIWKQVDIEFLGKRGIPLPERLQSEIEGMSYSETAIYFKARFDLTDSLDEIKEEWRLMAEDYYKFHIKLKSGAKEFLKLLYDKGFTIGIATSNSRELVDNMLENHGIRQYFSIIRTSCEVNKGKPHPDVYLKVAEDMGLEPQHCLVFEDTVSGVMAAKSAGMKVFAMADEVSEESKDKLIEMTEGYIHSFDEVMEYFK; encoded by the coding sequence ATGTACGAAGATATAAAGGCTGTAATATTTGATGTTGATGGCACCCTTATAGATTCCATGTGGATATGGAAGCAAGTGGACATAGAGTTCCTGGGTAAGAGAGGAATCCCACTTCCTGAGAGACTGCAGTCCGAAATAGAGGGGATGAGCTATTCTGAAACTGCAATATATTTTAAAGCCAGGTTTGATCTGACCGACTCCCTGGACGAGATAAAGGAAGAATGGCGGCTCATGGCTGAGGACTATTACAAATTTCATATTAAGCTAAAAAGCGGAGCGAAGGAGTTTCTGAAACTGCTCTACGATAAAGGGTTTACAATAGGTATAGCTACCAGCAACTCACGAGAGCTTGTGGATAATATGCTGGAAAATCACGGCATAAGGCAATATTTCTCCATTATAAGGACCTCCTGTGAGGTTAACAAGGGAAAGCCTCATCCGGATGTATACCTGAAGGTGGCAGAGGACATGGGCTTGGAACCACAGCATTGTCTGGTGTTCGAGGATACTGTCTCCGGCGTAATGGCTGCCAAATCGGCCGGTATGAAGGTATTTGCCATGGCTGACGAGGTTTCTGAGGAGTCAAAGGATAAGCTAATAGAGATGACTGAAGGATATATTCACAGCTTTGATGAAGTTATGGAATACTTCAAATAG